A single region of the Chryseobacterium culicis genome encodes:
- a CDS encoding pectinesterase family protein: protein MKYSIFLKNTALFSVALIALFNLLSFKTKDKTIVVSKDGKGDFITIQQAINSIENSSSTRTKVFIKNGIYKEKITIPETKGAILLEGENPEKTIITHDDYASKKNPEGKEIGTTGSSTIFIYSNDFTAKNISFENSSGKVGQAVAVLTSGDRIAFENCRFLGNQDTLYVKGAQDLEDKTKPSRNYFKNCYIEGTTDYIFGAGTAVFENCMIYSKETASYITAASTPQGNEFGFVFINSKIIGNAKDHSVYLGRPWRPFARTVYIDCELNKTIKPEGWHNWNKTEAEKTTLYAESNSKGAGATIAQRASWSHQLTQQERKKYTADNILKGKDNWNAKKSLQ, encoded by the coding sequence ATGAAATATTCCATTTTTTTAAAAAACACGGCTCTGTTTTCTGTTGCTTTGATTGCTTTATTTAACCTTCTTTCTTTCAAAACAAAGGATAAAACCATCGTGGTTTCGAAAGACGGAAAAGGTGATTTCATAACCATCCAGCAAGCCATCAATTCCATTGAAAACAGTTCTTCAACGAGAACAAAAGTTTTTATTAAAAACGGAATTTATAAAGAAAAGATTACCATCCCGGAAACAAAAGGAGCTATCCTGCTGGAAGGTGAAAATCCAGAAAAAACGATCATTACTCACGATGATTATGCCTCCAAAAAGAATCCTGAAGGGAAAGAGATCGGAACTACAGGTTCGTCTACGATATTTATTTATTCAAATGATTTTACGGCAAAAAATATTTCATTTGAAAACAGTTCCGGAAAAGTCGGACAAGCCGTTGCCGTATTAACCTCCGGCGACAGGATTGCGTTTGAAAACTGCAGATTCCTGGGAAATCAGGATACTCTATATGTAAAAGGAGCACAGGATCTTGAAGACAAGACAAAACCATCAAGAAATTATTTTAAAAACTGTTATATAGAAGGAACAACGGATTATATTTTTGGAGCAGGAACTGCCGTTTTTGAAAATTGTATGATCTACTCCAAAGAAACGGCAAGTTATATTACAGCCGCTTCTACCCCACAGGGAAATGAATTTGGGTTCGTTTTTATCAATTCAAAGATTATTGGAAATGCAAAAGACCATTCCGTCTATCTGGGAAGACCATGGAGACCTTTTGCCAGAACGGTTTATATTGACTGTGAGCTTAACAAAACTATAAAGCCAGAAGGATGGCACAACTGGAACAAGACGGAAGCAGAAAAGACCACATTGTATGCAGAAAGCAACTCAAAAGGAGCTGGAGCTACTATTGCTCAAAGAGCTTCATGGTCACATCAGCTGACCCAGCAGGAAAGAAAAAAATATACGGCAGACAATATCCTTAAAGGCAAGGATAACTGGAATGCAAAAAAGAGCTTACAATAA
- a CDS encoding RagB/SusD family nutrient uptake outer membrane protein, translated as MNKNKFSSFFLSLACVVTLNSCSDYLEVENLSNTAEKQQFDSAPDTFAALVGVYNSAMGDNTYGQRMNLILSQSGDDFRTSGDYNANDRRGVSCFGAIPTNTELLRPFLDTYTGIERANLVIKNIPLSPVYQTGSAADKKLMDRYLGEALTLRAMFYFDLIKNWGDIPFQDKPSADLPSVYLPKTDRDIIYDQILEDLAQASTLVPWKSEGGTTAQRLSKAAVKGLRARIALARAGYSLRRSPQLMVQGTNPQKYYQIAYDECKEIINSGQHKLNPSYEGLFRSLHTNSPDTTNEIIFAIGAFGGNSRTDSKIGYYNGLRHDDSDWKSAGGISAIPTYFYEFGKNDLRRDVNIAIFRVSTSKQEDLQTSINWNDGKFRKSWTSITGTSQNLGIDWPLLRYADILLMFAEADNQIHSAPSQEAIDAVMAVRQRAYAGNIGQVGTIPTSKNDFFKYIVQERLLEFGGEGLRKYDLIRWNLLETKINETRQKLTDFMNGTGAYANVPEYIFYKKPASTVVNYVPTKTAQQNVLDMDIYVNGINKADVFYNPNQSVATPSGYTKINWRLAMTQPYINGDPVKSYAYYFQPNKKELLPIALDVINSNYNLTQDYGY; from the coding sequence ATGAACAAAAATAAATTTTCAAGTTTTTTCTTATCTCTTGCCTGCGTGGTTACTCTTAATTCCTGCAGTGATTATTTAGAGGTAGAAAATCTTTCCAATACCGCAGAAAAGCAACAGTTTGACTCAGCGCCGGATACTTTTGCTGCTCTTGTAGGAGTTTACAACAGTGCTATGGGTGACAATACCTATGGACAGAGAATGAACCTTATTCTTTCCCAGTCAGGAGACGATTTCAGGACGTCAGGAGATTACAATGCCAATGACAGAAGAGGAGTCAGCTGTTTTGGAGCAATTCCTACCAATACAGAATTATTAAGACCTTTCCTTGATACTTACACGGGTATTGAGAGAGCCAATCTGGTTATTAAAAACATTCCACTTTCTCCTGTGTATCAAACAGGATCCGCAGCTGATAAAAAACTGATGGACCGTTATCTTGGGGAAGCGTTGACATTAAGAGCAATGTTCTACTTTGATCTTATTAAAAACTGGGGAGATATTCCCTTTCAGGACAAACCTTCAGCTGATCTTCCTTCGGTATATTTACCTAAAACGGATCGCGACATCATTTATGATCAGATACTGGAGGATCTTGCTCAAGCTTCAACTTTAGTTCCATGGAAATCTGAAGGAGGAACTACAGCACAAAGACTTTCAAAAGCTGCTGTAAAAGGATTAAGAGCGAGAATCGCCCTGGCAAGAGCAGGATATTCTCTGAGAAGAAGCCCCCAATTAATGGTACAAGGCACCAATCCTCAGAAGTATTATCAGATCGCTTATGATGAGTGTAAAGAAATCATCAATTCCGGACAGCATAAGCTAAATCCTAGTTACGAAGGTCTTTTCAGATCACTGCATACCAACAGCCCGGATACAACGAATGAAATTATTTTCGCTATCGGAGCATTTGGAGGAAACTCACGAACAGATTCTAAAATCGGATATTATAATGGGTTAAGGCATGATGACTCAGACTGGAAATCGGCAGGAGGAATCAGTGCTATTCCTACTTATTTCTATGAATTCGGTAAAAATGATCTGAGAAGAGATGTCAATATTGCTATTTTTAGAGTAAGTACGAGCAAACAGGAGGATCTTCAGACTTCTATTAATTGGAATGATGGAAAGTTCAGAAAATCCTGGACGAGCATTACAGGAACATCCCAGAATTTAGGAATTGACTGGCCGCTCTTGAGATATGCAGATATTTTATTAATGTTTGCAGAGGCAGATAACCAAATTCACAGTGCTCCTTCTCAGGAAGCCATTGATGCTGTAATGGCTGTCAGACAAAGAGCTTATGCCGGAAATATTGGCCAGGTGGGAACCATTCCAACTTCTAAAAATGACTTTTTCAAATATATTGTTCAGGAAAGATTATTGGAATTCGGAGGCGAAGGTTTAAGAAAATATGATCTGATCCGTTGGAACCTTCTGGAAACAAAGATCAATGAAACCAGACAAAAGCTTACAGATTTCATGAACGGCACCGGAGCTTACGCGAATGTTCCCGAGTATATCTTTTATAAAAAGCCAGCTTCTACTGTTGTTAATTATGTGCCTACAAAAACGGCTCAACAAAATGTACTGGATATGGATATTTATGTCAACGGAATCAACAAAGCCGATGTTTTCTACAATCCTAACCAAAGTGTTGCCACGCCTTCAGGATATACGAAAATCAACTGGAGACTTGCCATGACACAGCCTTACATCAACGGAGATCCTGTGAAAAGTTATGCTTATTATTTCCAGCCCAACAAAAAGGAACTTCTTCCTATTGCGCTGGACGTAATCAATTCAAATTATAATCTTACTCAGGATTACGGATACTAG
- a CDS encoding SusC/RagA family TonB-linked outer membrane protein — protein sequence MDKRVQSIKWLYLTVFLLPVLAMAQEKETKKDKETKLDDVVLVGYTKVSKKDVTNAVSSVKGEALKDMPSTNAAEAIQGRLAGVQVSLSEGSPGADVDIVIRGGNSITQSNAPLYIVDGVQMDNALTILSPKEIESIEVLKDASSTSIFGSRGANGVVLITTKGGRKKGKTTINYNGFVGVRSIQNKLNVLDPYEYVLYQYEQYYKNGDLKDIETFNTRYGTFDQLDKYKSVKNVNWQDKLFGREAFNFTHNVSLSGGNENSAFSLTLNNVEEDGIMIGSGFKRNMANFRYDYDISKKLSIGLNARYSRQMIYGAGTSASGSQTTNRLRNAIRYQPFEGGSTVDVDEFDPLFADQTNLVNPILLANDEVKESGRNDLLLNATLDYKISKDFTFRSVIGYVQRDQIVNQFSGPVTNLARQNNDQPVVFLSNAQTRRITNTNTLNYRRTFGNHKLDLLAGQETVRTDGESTSINIKWFPKSSSAQEAFANSQLASPPSGMVQDAPKTAREVDRLASFFGRVNYIYNNKYIATVSMRADGSSVFKPGPNQWGYFPAASLAWKIKEENFLKQSNFVNELKLRLGYGKSGNNRIGAFLYDTFFTSSSDYGYAFGTSVTPGATTGNIMANPNVKWETATSYNAGIDFGLFKGKLYGTLDVYKTHTKDLLLLAKIPQTSGYEFQYQNSGSSENKGIELSMGSTIISKENFSWKIDANISSNRNTIKSLGNNASASSNSYYYPSGWQNNLFDFLVQVGKPVGTYWGYVTAGRYEVSDFNYDAATQIYTLKNGIASSAAVANGAKAIQPGDLKLQDLNGDGVIDSKDMTDLGSAQPKFYGGFTQTFRYKNWDMSLLFNFSIGNKVYNANKVEYTTQYLYKDNNMLAEVADRWRWFDNAGNKVTDPTALAALNANTTMWTPPAGAYFLHSYAIEDGSFLRLNNLTIGYSLPKGSLEAIGVKNLRLYATVNNLFTITGYSGFDPEANTRRNPLTPGVDYSAYPRSRFILSGVDITF from the coding sequence ATGGATAAAAGAGTACAATCAATAAAGTGGTTATATTTAACTGTTTTTCTGCTTCCTGTCCTTGCAATGGCTCAAGAAAAAGAAACAAAAAAAGATAAAGAAACCAAACTGGATGATGTGGTTTTAGTGGGATATACAAAGGTTTCTAAAAAAGATGTTACCAACGCTGTTTCTTCGGTGAAAGGCGAAGCGCTTAAAGATATGCCGTCTACCAATGCTGCTGAAGCTATCCAGGGAAGACTGGCCGGAGTACAGGTTTCCCTGAGTGAAGGATCTCCCGGAGCTGATGTGGATATTGTAATCCGCGGTGGAAATTCCATTACCCAAAGCAATGCCCCACTCTATATTGTAGATGGTGTACAGATGGATAATGCCCTGACGATCTTATCACCAAAGGAAATAGAATCAATTGAGGTTTTAAAAGATGCTTCATCAACCTCTATATTCGGTTCAAGAGGAGCCAACGGTGTTGTTCTGATCACAACAAAAGGAGGCCGTAAAAAGGGAAAGACAACGATCAATTATAATGGTTTTGTAGGGGTAAGAAGCATTCAGAATAAGCTTAATGTTCTGGATCCTTATGAGTATGTACTCTATCAGTATGAACAATATTATAAGAACGGAGACCTGAAAGATATTGAAACTTTTAACACCCGTTACGGAACATTTGACCAGCTGGATAAATATAAATCTGTCAAGAATGTAAACTGGCAGGATAAACTCTTTGGAAGAGAAGCCTTCAACTTTACCCATAATGTATCTCTATCCGGAGGAAATGAAAATTCGGCATTCTCTTTAACTCTGAATAATGTAGAAGAAGACGGGATTATGATTGGTTCCGGATTTAAAAGAAATATGGCCAACTTCAGGTATGATTATGATATTTCAAAAAAACTGAGCATTGGTCTTAATGCCCGTTATAGCCGCCAAATGATTTATGGTGCGGGAACTTCTGCTTCCGGTTCGCAAACGACCAACAGATTGAGAAATGCTATAAGGTATCAGCCTTTTGAAGGAGGTTCTACGGTAGATGTTGATGAATTTGATCCTTTATTCGCTGATCAGACCAACCTCGTCAATCCAATTCTCCTGGCCAATGATGAAGTAAAAGAAAGCGGAAGAAATGATTTATTGCTTAATGCAACGCTCGATTATAAAATCAGTAAAGATTTCACTTTCCGAAGTGTAATCGGATATGTGCAGAGAGATCAGATTGTCAACCAGTTTTCCGGCCCGGTAACCAACCTTGCAAGACAGAATAATGATCAGCCTGTAGTATTTTTAAGCAATGCTCAAACCAGAAGAATTACCAATACCAATACCCTGAATTATAGAAGAACGTTTGGAAATCACAAGCTGGATTTGCTAGCGGGTCAGGAAACGGTAAGAACAGACGGAGAATCAACGTCTATTAATATCAAATGGTTCCCGAAGTCTTCTTCGGCACAGGAAGCATTTGCCAATTCACAGCTGGCTTCACCTCCGTCAGGAATGGTTCAGGATGCTCCTAAAACCGCAAGAGAAGTAGACCGTCTGGCGTCTTTCTTTGGAAGAGTAAATTATATCTATAATAATAAATATATCGCAACGGTATCCATGAGAGCTGATGGCTCAAGTGTTTTCAAGCCAGGTCCCAACCAGTGGGGATATTTTCCTGCAGCCTCTCTGGCATGGAAAATCAAGGAAGAAAATTTCTTAAAACAAAGCAATTTTGTCAATGAATTGAAACTTCGTTTAGGATATGGAAAATCAGGAAATAACAGAATCGGAGCTTTTTTATATGATACCTTCTTCACCTCTTCTTCAGACTATGGATATGCTTTTGGAACCAGTGTTACACCTGGTGCCACAACCGGAAATATCATGGCAAACCCTAACGTGAAATGGGAGACGGCAACTTCTTATAATGCAGGAATAGATTTTGGTTTATTTAAAGGAAAACTTTATGGTACCCTTGACGTCTATAAGACTCATACGAAAGACCTTTTATTACTGGCTAAAATACCCCAGACTTCCGGATATGAGTTTCAATATCAAAATTCAGGAAGCAGTGAAAATAAAGGGATCGAATTATCAATGGGAAGTACCATCATCAGTAAAGAAAACTTTTCATGGAAGATTGATGCCAATATCTCCTCCAACAGAAATACGATCAAAAGCTTAGGAAACAATGCTTCTGCAAGTTCCAATTCTTACTACTACCCTTCCGGATGGCAGAATAACCTCTTTGATTTCCTTGTTCAGGTAGGCAAACCGGTAGGAACTTATTGGGGATATGTTACGGCCGGAAGATATGAAGTGAGTGATTTTAATTATGATGCAGCCACTCAGATCTATACTTTAAAAAACGGAATTGCAAGCTCTGCCGCTGTGGCCAACGGTGCCAAAGCCATACAGCCGGGGGATCTTAAACTTCAGGATCTTAATGGCGACGGTGTCATTGACAGCAAAGACATGACTGATCTTGGAAGCGCACAGCCTAAATTCTACGGTGGTTTTACTCAGACCTTCCGTTATAAGAACTGGGATATGAGCCTTCTTTTCAATTTTTCCATCGGAAACAAAGTGTATAATGCCAACAAAGTAGAATATACAACCCAATATCTGTATAAGGATAATAACATGCTTGCTGAAGTGGCAGACCGATGGAGATGGTTTGACAACGCAGGAAATAAGGTAACAGACCCAACCGCTCTTGCCGCCCTTAATGCCAATACAACGATGTGGACTCCGCCTGCAGGGGCTTATTTCCTACATTCTTATGCTATTGAAGACGGCTCTTTCTTAAGACTGAATAACCTTACGATTGGATACAGCCTTCCAAAAGGATCTTTAGAAGCCATCGGAGTGAAAAACCTGAGACTGTATGCTACTGTGAATAATTTATTTACAATTACCGGCTATTCAGGATTTGATCCGGAAGCCAATACAAGAAGAAATCCATTAACTCCGGGAGTTGATTATTCAGCTTATCCAAGAAGCAGATTTATCTTATCAGGAGTAGATATCACTTTCTAA
- the kduI gene encoding 5-dehydro-4-deoxy-D-glucuronate isomerase codes for MIQSEFRYAHHPEDVKKYTTEDLRSEFLINDLFNEDKIKLVYSMYDRFIVGGVMPSSKALKLEPTDDLKAENFLDRRELGIINVGGAGKVTVDGNVYELGNKEALYIGKGTKEVIFEKTDEGQPYFYINSAPAHHAFPTKKITKNEAEIVELGEEKYANKRTINKLIVNSVVETCQLQMGMTELHPGSVWNTMPAHTHARRMEAYFYFDLEEGQTVSHFMGQPNETRHLFMKNRQAVLSPEWSIHSGVGTSHYTFIWGMAGENMDYGDMDGIKTNELK; via the coding sequence ATGATACAGTCAGAATTTCGTTACGCCCATCATCCGGAAGATGTTAAAAAGTATACTACAGAAGATCTTAGGAGTGAGTTTCTGATCAATGATTTATTCAATGAGGATAAGATAAAACTTGTCTATTCTATGTATGACAGGTTTATTGTAGGAGGGGTAATGCCTTCGTCAAAAGCTTTGAAACTGGAGCCTACCGATGATCTGAAAGCAGAAAACTTTCTGGACAGAAGAGAGCTGGGAATCATCAACGTAGGAGGTGCCGGGAAAGTGACGGTAGATGGGAATGTATACGAGCTTGGAAACAAGGAAGCTCTATACATCGGAAAAGGGACTAAAGAAGTAATCTTTGAAAAGACAGATGAAGGACAACCTTATTTCTACATCAATTCAGCACCGGCACACCATGCATTTCCCACAAAAAAAATCACGAAAAATGAAGCAGAAATTGTGGAATTGGGTGAGGAAAAATATGCGAATAAGCGTACTATCAACAAACTGATTGTGAATTCTGTTGTAGAAACCTGCCAGCTTCAGATGGGAATGACGGAACTACACCCCGGAAGTGTATGGAATACAATGCCGGCCCATACTCATGCCAGAAGAATGGAAGCTTATTTCTATTTTGACCTCGAAGAAGGGCAGACGGTAAGCCATTTTATGGGACAGCCTAACGAAACCCGTCACCTGTTCATGAAGAACAGGCAGGCAGTATTGTCTCCCGAATGGTCTATTCACTCTGGGGTAGGAACTTCCCATTATACTTTTATCTGGGGTATGGCCGGAGAAAATATGGACTACGGTGATATGGACGGTATTAAAACAAACGAACTAAAGTAA
- a CDS encoding gluconate 5-dehydrogenase, giving the protein MNLFDLSGKVAVVTGGTHGLGMAMAEGLAAAGAELAITSTTPSKLEEALNYYHEKGYKATGYIFDVTDELEAAQKVALMEATHGKIDILVNNAGIIKRIPAIDMEVEDFRKVIDVDLTGPFIMSKLIGKYMIRRKSGKIINICSMMSELGRDNVVAYASAKGGLKMLTKNLATEWAKHNIQVNGIGPGYFATSQTEPIRVDGNPFNDFIISRTPEGRWGNPEDLAGTAIFLASDASRFINGQIIYVDGGILATIGKPANE; this is encoded by the coding sequence ATGAATTTATTTGATTTATCCGGTAAGGTAGCTGTCGTTACCGGCGGTACTCACGGATTAGGAATGGCAATGGCAGAAGGCCTTGCTGCTGCTGGTGCCGAACTGGCAATCACCAGTACAACGCCATCAAAACTGGAAGAAGCATTGAATTACTACCACGAAAAAGGGTATAAAGCAACAGGCTATATTTTTGATGTGACGGATGAACTGGAAGCTGCCCAAAAAGTAGCGTTAATGGAAGCCACCCATGGAAAAATAGATATCCTTGTCAACAATGCAGGAATTATCAAACGTATTCCGGCTATTGATATGGAAGTGGAAGACTTTAGAAAAGTAATAGATGTGGATCTTACCGGACCTTTTATCATGTCGAAATTAATCGGGAAGTATATGATCAGAAGGAAATCCGGGAAGATCATCAACATCTGCTCAATGATGAGCGAACTAGGACGTGATAATGTAGTGGCTTATGCTTCAGCAAAAGGCGGCCTTAAAATGCTTACCAAAAACTTAGCAACAGAATGGGCAAAACACAATATTCAGGTGAATGGAATAGGTCCCGGATATTTTGCTACTTCCCAGACAGAGCCCATCCGTGTGGATGGAAATCCTTTCAATGATTTTATCATCAGCAGAACTCCGGAAGGAAGATGGGGAAATCCGGAAGACCTTGCAGGAACAGCTATTTTCCTTGCTTCTGACGCAAGCAGATTCATCAACGGACAGATTATTTACGTTGACGGAGGAATTCTTGCCACCATTGGAAAACCTGCTAATGAATAA
- the uxaC gene encoding glucuronate isomerase has translation MKPFITDQFLLQNKYAEELYFRFAEKQPIIDYHNHLTPKDIAEDTVFDNISKVWIAGDHYKWRAMRTMGVNEKFITGDSTDKEKFEAWAKTVPYTLRNPLYHWTHLELKRYFGIDELLNEDNASEIYENITAQLQTPEKSTRGLLKMMNVESLCTTEDPTDILNYHQDLAKSDFSIKVSTAFRPDKAILIENHNFADYMVKLGASAGIEINSYQTLCDALLKRIEYFHENGCRLCDHGLNNISFEEASEAEVNTIFNDKLAGKVIAEKQVNQFKTAILLFLGEAYHQHGWVQQFHLGALRNNNERMHRILGPDTGWDSIGDFVQAETLSRFLNTLDGKDKLTKTILYNLNPADNEIFATMIGNFNDGSIKGKVQFGSGWWFLDQKDGMIKQMNALSNMGLISCFVGMLTDSRSFLSYPRHEYFRRVLCNLFGEEMKNGELPDDIELIGKTISDICYHNAKNYFDF, from the coding sequence ATGAAACCTTTTATAACAGATCAATTTTTATTACAAAATAAATACGCTGAAGAACTTTACTTCAGATTTGCAGAAAAGCAGCCGATCATCGATTATCATAATCATTTGACTCCTAAAGATATTGCAGAAGACACTGTTTTTGATAATATCTCCAAAGTATGGATTGCCGGCGACCATTACAAATGGAGAGCCATGCGTACCATGGGAGTGAATGAAAAATTCATCACGGGAGATTCTACTGACAAGGAGAAATTCGAGGCATGGGCAAAAACAGTTCCGTATACTTTGAGAAATCCTTTGTATCACTGGACTCATCTGGAATTAAAGAGATATTTCGGAATTGATGAACTGTTGAATGAAGATAATGCATCGGAGATCTATGAAAACATCACTGCCCAGCTTCAAACGCCTGAAAAATCTACCAGAGGTCTTTTGAAAATGATGAATGTGGAATCTCTATGTACGACAGAAGATCCTACAGATATTTTGAATTACCATCAGGATCTGGCGAAAAGCGATTTCAGTATCAAAGTAAGTACGGCGTTCCGTCCGGATAAAGCCATTTTGATTGAAAATCACAATTTTGCAGATTATATGGTAAAACTGGGAGCATCAGCAGGTATTGAGATTAATTCTTATCAGACTTTGTGTGATGCTTTGCTTAAAAGAATTGAGTATTTCCACGAAAACGGATGCAGACTCTGTGATCATGGCTTAAATAATATTTCTTTTGAAGAAGCTTCAGAAGCTGAAGTGAATACTATTTTCAATGATAAATTAGCCGGAAAAGTGATTGCCGAAAAGCAGGTGAACCAATTCAAAACAGCCATTTTATTATTCTTAGGGGAGGCTTATCACCAACACGGATGGGTTCAGCAGTTCCATTTGGGAGCTTTGAGAAATAATAATGAAAGAATGCACAGAATTCTAGGACCGGATACCGGCTGGGATTCCATAGGAGACTTTGTGCAGGCGGAAACGTTGTCCCGATTTTTGAACACTTTAGACGGAAAAGATAAACTGACAAAAACCATTTTATACAATTTAAACCCTGCTGATAACGAAATTTTCGCGACAATGATCGGGAATTTCAATGATGGAAGCATCAAAGGAAAAGTACAGTTTGGTTCAGGATGGTGGTTTCTCGACCAGAAAGACGGGATGATCAAACAAATGAATGCCCTTTCCAATATGGGATTGATTAGCTGCTTTGTAGGAATGTTGACAGATTCCAGAAGTTTCCTTTCTTATCCAAGACATGAATATTTCAGAAGAGTATTGTGTAATCTTTTCGGAGAAGAAATGAAGAATGGAGAACTGCCGGATGACATTGAACTGATTGGGAAAACTATTTCAGATATCTGTTATCATAACGCAAAAAACTATTTTGATTTTTAA
- a CDS encoding sugar kinase, whose protein sequence is MSKIVTFGEVIMRLSPPGNRTMKQSHEMEFFFGGTELNVAASLATMGCEVQHISCVSDDFVGESAVSFIQSFGIDTTFINKNEHPLGLYFLEVGSSVRASRIAYNRLNGSFANIQPEKIAWKEALEECQYFHWTGISPGISESAYEALKEGLKTAQNMGIEVTADPAYRSNLWKYGEKGHEILKELVSYSTIFIGGVNEINEILETQFSSDKEGFIEACKELKQQVPSVQRIFDKVRIGVTASTQQTQGRAWVDETYFETDLLEINPVVDRIGTGDAFAAGLIYGLKNFDDEKALSFANAACAIKHTIPGDINYSSVEDILEVMNGNSGGRIKR, encoded by the coding sequence ATGAGCAAAATAGTCACATTCGGTGAAGTCATTATGAGGCTTTCTCCACCCGGAAACAGAACCATGAAACAAAGTCATGAAATGGAGTTCTTTTTTGGAGGAACAGAGTTGAATGTCGCTGCTTCATTGGCAACAATGGGTTGTGAAGTACAACATATCAGCTGTGTGTCCGATGATTTTGTCGGAGAATCTGCGGTTTCTTTCATTCAGAGTTTTGGTATTGATACCACTTTTATCAACAAGAACGAACATCCTCTGGGACTGTATTTTCTTGAAGTAGGATCATCAGTTCGTGCCAGCAGAATTGCTTACAACAGGCTGAATGGTTCCTTTGCCAATATTCAACCTGAAAAAATAGCTTGGAAAGAAGCACTTGAAGAATGTCAATACTTCCACTGGACAGGGATTAGTCCTGGTATTTCGGAATCAGCCTATGAAGCTTTAAAAGAGGGATTGAAAACCGCTCAGAACATGGGAATTGAAGTGACAGCCGATCCAGCTTATCGTTCAAATCTCTGGAAATATGGTGAAAAAGGACATGAAATACTGAAAGAACTGGTTTCTTATTCCACCATTTTTATCGGAGGAGTAAACGAAATCAATGAAATTCTCGAAACTCAGTTTTCCTCAGACAAAGAAGGTTTTATTGAAGCCTGTAAAGAATTAAAACAACAGGTTCCTTCCGTTCAAAGGATTTTTGATAAAGTAAGAATTGGGGTCACAGCCAGCACTCAGCAAACTCAGGGAAGAGCGTGGGTAGATGAAACCTATTTTGAAACCGATCTTCTGGAAATCAATCCTGTCGTTGACAGAATCGGAACAGGAGATGCTTTTGCTGCAGGGTTGATCTATGGTTTAAAGAATTTTGATGACGAAAAAGCGTTGAGTTTTGCCAATGCAGCCTGTGCGATTAAACATACTATTCCGGGAGATATTAACTATTCAAGTGTAGAAGACATCCTGGAAGTGATGAACGGAAATTCAGGAGGAAGAATAAAAAGATAA
- a CDS encoding bifunctional 4-hydroxy-2-oxoglutarate aldolase/2-dehydro-3-deoxy-phosphogluconate aldolase — translation MARFNRIEVALMAKQTGIVPVFYHADLDVCKKIVKACFDGGARVFEFTNRGDFAHEVFAELLKYTAKEIPEIILGIGSVLDPATASLYIQNGTNFIVAPILNPEVAKVCNRRKIAWMPGCGSVSEISYAEELGAEIVKIFPATQVGGPEFIKAVKGPMPWSNIMPTGGVIPTKENITEWISAGAYCVGLGSQLFVKNEEGEYDYEKITEAVAHSIQVINELR, via the coding sequence ATGGCCAGATTTAATAGAATAGAAGTAGCCTTAATGGCAAAGCAGACAGGGATTGTACCAGTGTTTTATCATGCAGATCTGGACGTTTGCAAGAAAATTGTAAAAGCTTGTTTTGATGGTGGTGCCCGTGTTTTTGAATTTACCAACAGAGGAGATTTTGCCCACGAAGTTTTTGCTGAGCTGTTGAAATACACTGCCAAAGAGATCCCTGAAATCATCCTTGGAATTGGATCTGTTCTTGATCCGGCAACTGCTTCATTATATATTCAGAATGGAACGAACTTTATCGTAGCTCCCATTTTAAATCCTGAAGTGGCAAAAGTTTGTAACCGGAGAAAAATTGCATGGATGCCTGGCTGTGGTTCAGTTTCTGAAATTTCTTATGCCGAAGAACTGGGAGCTGAAATTGTGAAAATATTCCCGGCAACACAGGTGGGAGGTCCGGAATTTATCAAAGCGGTAAAAGGCCCGATGCCATGGTCAAACATTATGCCTACAGGTGGAGTAATTCCCACAAAAGAAAATATTACCGAATGGATTTCTGCAGGAGCCTATTGTGTAGGATTAGGCTCCCAGCTGTTTGTAAAAAATGAGGAAGGAGAATATGATTATGAAAAGATTACAGAAGCAGTAGCTCATTCGATTCAGGTTATTAATGAATTAAGATAA